From the genome of Streptococcus lutetiensis, one region includes:
- a CDS encoding pseudouridine synthase: MRLDKFLVEVGQGSRTEVKQLLKKKQVSVNGKIETSPKTQIDEKVDQVICRGQNLSYEKYVYYMLNKPKGVISATEDNHHKTVLDLLDKTAWDKEAFPVGRLDIDTHGLLLLTNNGKLAHVMLSPKKHVDKLYRAKVAGIMTAEDVERFAKGIELKDFTCQPAQLEILEIDEVTKTSLVAITIKEGKFHQVKRMVLACGKEVTDLERLSMGPLQLDENLSLGEWRRLTAEELAKLEIFDIEL, translated from the coding sequence ATGCGTTTAGATAAATTTTTAGTTGAAGTAGGTCAGGGCTCACGCACAGAAGTCAAACAGCTTCTTAAGAAAAAGCAAGTCTCTGTCAATGGAAAAATCGAAACCTCTCCTAAGACACAAATCGATGAAAAAGTAGATCAAGTCATTTGTCGGGGACAAAATCTGTCTTATGAAAAATACGTTTATTACATGCTTAATAAACCAAAAGGGGTCATTTCTGCAACCGAGGACAATCATCATAAAACGGTCCTAGATTTGCTGGATAAGACAGCTTGGGATAAAGAAGCCTTTCCCGTTGGGCGATTAGATATTGATACTCATGGGCTTTTGCTTTTAACAAATAATGGTAAACTTGCTCATGTTATGCTTTCGCCTAAAAAGCATGTTGATAAGTTGTATCGTGCTAAAGTAGCTGGGATTATGACAGCAGAAGATGTCGAACGTTTTGCTAAAGGCATCGAGTTGAAAGATTTCACGTGTCAACCAGCGCAACTAGAGATTTTAGAAATTGATGAAGTTACAAAGACAAGCTTAGTTGCTATCACAATCAAAGAAGGAAAATTCCACCAAGTCAAACGCATGGTTTTAGCTTGTGGCAAGGAAGTCACAGATTTAGAACGTTTGAGTATGGGGCCATTACAGTTGGATGAAAATTTATCACTCGGTGAGTGGCGTCGATTGACAGCAGAAGAGCTAGCGAAACTAGAAATATTTGACATTGAATTGTAA
- a CDS encoding peptide ABC transporter substrate-binding protein, translated as MERKSTWKRVGLGAVSLASVALLAACGGDNKSAANKDEINWYTPTEILSLDISKHTDQYSALAIGNSSSNLLRVDKKGEPKPDLAKSVEVSEDGLTYTATLRDGLKWSDGSALTAEDFVYTWQRMVDPKTASEYSYLAVESHLENADKINSGELSDLNQLGVKADGNKVIFTLTSPCPQFKYYLAFSNFMPQKKAFVEKEDDKYATTSKDQIYSGPYTVKDWNGSDGTFKLVKNKYYWDAKNVKTAKVNLQAIKKADTAVQMYKNGELDTANISATSSIYKANKGNKNAVPVPEARMTYIVYNETGSVAPLANEKIRQALNLATDRKGVVEAAIDTGSKPATALATPGLAKLTDGTDLSKYVEPGYKYDEKAAAKLFKEGLAELGTDSVKLTVTADSDDAVTKAAVDYIKQSWEEALPGLKIEEKFVTFKQRLEDTKNQNFEAALVSWGGDYPEGSTFYGLFSSTSAYNYGKVSSDEFDAAYNKALTEDALNTDAAAEDYKTAEKVLYEGAHYNPIFFRSTKWLQNPSLKGLVRNSTGLTVDFSHAYKK; from the coding sequence ATGGAAAGAAAATCAACTTGGAAACGTGTTGGTTTGGGAGCGGTAAGTTTGGCTTCTGTCGCTCTATTGGCTGCATGTGGTGGCGATAATAAATCAGCTGCTAACAAAGACGAAATCAATTGGTACACACCAACTGAAATCTTGTCACTTGATATTTCAAAACACACTGACCAATATTCAGCTTTGGCAATTGGGAATTCATCAAGTAACCTTCTTCGTGTTGACAAAAAAGGTGAACCAAAACCAGATTTGGCAAAAAGTGTTGAAGTGTCAGAAGATGGTTTGACATACACAGCAACACTGCGTGATGGTCTTAAATGGTCAGATGGCAGTGCTTTGACAGCAGAAGACTTTGTTTACACATGGCAACGCATGGTTGATCCGAAAACAGCTTCTGAATATTCTTATCTAGCTGTTGAATCTCATCTGGAGAATGCTGACAAGATTAACTCAGGTGAACTTTCTGACCTTAACCAGCTTGGTGTTAAAGCTGATGGCAACAAAGTTATCTTTACCCTTACAAGTCCATGTCCACAGTTCAAGTATTACCTTGCCTTTTCTAACTTCATGCCACAGAAAAAAGCATTTGTTGAAAAAGAAGATGACAAATACGCTACAACTTCTAAAGACCAAATCTACTCAGGCCCATACACTGTAAAAGATTGGAATGGTAGTGATGGTACTTTCAAACTCGTTAAAAATAAATACTACTGGGATGCTAAAAACGTCAAGACTGCTAAAGTTAACCTTCAAGCAATCAAAAAAGCAGATACCGCTGTCCAAATGTATAAAAATGGTGAGCTAGACACAGCAAATATCTCAGCAACATCATCTATCTACAAAGCTAATAAAGGTAACAAAAATGCCGTTCCAGTTCCAGAAGCTCGTATGACTTACATCGTTTATAATGAAACTGGTTCAGTAGCTCCTCTCGCTAATGAAAAAATCCGTCAAGCGCTTAACCTAGCGACTGACCGTAAAGGAGTTGTCGAAGCAGCTATTGATACAGGTTCAAAACCTGCCACAGCTCTTGCAACACCAGGTCTTGCTAAATTAACTGATGGTACTGACCTTTCTAAATATGTTGAACCAGGTTATAAATATGATGAAAAAGCTGCCGCTAAATTATTTAAAGAAGGTTTAGCAGAACTTGGAACAGACTCAGTTAAATTGACAGTGACTGCTGATTCAGATGATGCTGTGACAAAAGCAGCTGTTGACTACATCAAACAAAGCTGGGAAGAAGCTCTTCCAGGATTGAAGATTGAAGAAAAATTTGTAACTTTCAAACAACGTCTTGAAGATACTAAAAACCAAAACTTTGAAGCTGCACTAGTTTCTTGGGGCGGAGATTATCCAGAAGGGTCAACATTCTATGGCTTGTTCTCATCAACTTCGGCATACAACTATGGTAAAGTATCTAGTGATGAATTTGATGCTGCTTATAATAAAGCACTCACAGAAGATGCTTTGAATACAGATGCTGCTGCAGAAGATTATAAGACTGCAGAAAAAGTTCTTTACGAAGGTGCACACTACAACCCAATCTTCTTCCGTAGTACAAAATGGCTTCAAAATCCATCTCTTAAAGGACTTGTTCGTAACTCAACAGGTCTAACAGTGGACTTTAGCCATGCTTATAAAAAATAA
- a CDS encoding peptide ABC transporter substrate-binding protein — MDIKSLKRVGLGAVTLLSVATLAACGGNNASSKSASKDINWFVPTEISTLDISKVTDTYSSIAIGNSGSNLLRVDKDGKLQPDLAKSVDVSEDGLTYTATLRDGLKWSDGSDLTAEDFVYTWQRIADPKTASEYSYLVSDAHVLNADEVISGTKGLDELGVKADGNKVIFTLSNPSPQFMSLLSFANFMPQSKAFVEKAGDDYGTTSEKALYSGPYTVKKWNGTSGNFTLVKNKYYWDAKDVKTKKVNVQTIKKPDTAVQMYKDGDVDTANISNTEATFKANKNRDDVVTVPEATTAYMVYNQTGTVTALNNTKIRQALNLATDREGIVKAAIDTGSKAATALVPTGLEKLPDGTDLTKYVSPGYSYDKKEAAKLFKEGLSELGTDSVKLTITADSDAPVAKASVDYIKQTWEEALPGLKVEEKFVTFKQRLEDTKNQNFDVALVLWGGDYPEGSTFYGLFTTDSSYNYGKFSNADYDAAYKKAITTDALDAQAAADDYKAAEKALYDNALYNPIYFRSTKSLQNPDLKGLVRNSTGLQVDFTYAYKK; from the coding sequence ATGGATATTAAATCTTTAAAACGTGTCGGTCTTGGGGCTGTCACATTGTTGTCTGTTGCTACACTAGCAGCATGTGGTGGAAATAACGCATCATCAAAATCTGCTAGCAAAGATATCAATTGGTTCGTGCCAACTGAAATCAGTACTCTTGATATTTCTAAAGTAACTGATACTTACTCATCAATTGCTATTGGTAACTCAGGAAGTAACCTTCTCCGTGTTGATAAAGATGGAAAATTGCAACCAGATTTGGCTAAAAGTGTTGATGTTTCAGAAGATGGTTTGACATACACTGCGACATTGCGTGATGGTCTTAAATGGTCAGACGGTAGTGATTTGACTGCAGAAGATTTTGTTTACACATGGCAACGTATTGCAGATCCAAAAACTGCTTCAGAATATTCTTACCTAGTATCAGATGCTCATGTATTGAACGCTGATGAAGTTATTTCTGGTACAAAAGGTCTTGATGAACTTGGAGTTAAAGCCGACGGAAACAAAGTTATCTTTACTTTGTCTAACCCATCTCCACAATTTATGAGCCTTCTATCATTTGCTAACTTCATGCCACAAAGTAAAGCATTTGTTGAAAAAGCAGGTGATGACTATGGTACAACATCAGAAAAAGCTTTGTACTCAGGTCCATACACTGTTAAAAAATGGAACGGTACAAGCGGTAACTTCACACTTGTGAAAAACAAATATTACTGGGATGCAAAAGACGTTAAAACTAAGAAAGTAAACGTCCAAACAATCAAGAAACCTGATACAGCTGTTCAAATGTACAAAGATGGTGACGTTGATACAGCAAACATTTCAAATACAGAAGCTACATTCAAAGCAAATAAAAATCGTGACGATGTAGTTACAGTTCCAGAAGCAACAACAGCTTACATGGTTTACAACCAAACTGGTACAGTTACTGCTTTGAACAATACTAAAATCCGTCAAGCCCTTAACTTAGCAACTGACCGTGAAGGTATCGTTAAAGCTGCTATCGATACTGGTTCAAAAGCTGCAACAGCGCTTGTTCCAACAGGTCTTGAAAAACTTCCTGATGGAACAGACTTGACTAAATACGTATCACCTGGTTACAGCTATGATAAGAAAGAAGCTGCAAAACTCTTCAAAGAAGGTCTTTCAGAACTTGGTACAGACTCAGTTAAATTGACTATCACAGCTGACTCAGATGCACCGGTTGCAAAAGCTTCAGTTGACTACATCAAACAAACTTGGGAAGAAGCTCTTCCAGGATTGAAAGTTGAAGAAAAATTTGTTACTTTCAAACAACGTCTAGAAGATACTAAGAACCAAAACTTTGATGTTGCTCTTGTTCTTTGGGGTGGTGACTATCCAGAAGGTTCAACATTCTATGGACTCTTCACAACTGATTCATCATACAACTACGGTAAATTCTCAAATGCTGATTACGATGCTGCATACAAAAAAGCAATCACTACTGATGCATTAGATGCACAAGCTGCTGCTGATGATTATAAAGCTGCTGAAAAAGCACTTTACGATAACGCACTTTACAACCCAATCTACTTCCGTAGCACTAAGTCACTTCAAAATCCTGACCTTAAAGGTCTTGTTCGTAACTCAACAGGATTGCAAGTTGACTTCACTTACGCATACAAAAAATAA
- a CDS encoding SulP family inorganic anion transporter gives MDAFNYIKPKLFSTLKNYSGAQFAKDLVAGIIVAIIALPLSIALAIASGVNPEQGLYTAVVAGFFISFLGGSRVQIGGSTAAFVVIIYGIIAQYGMAGLTIATFLAGIMMIIMGLLRFGDLIKFIPKTITVGFTLGIAIGIFVGQLKDFFGLSMGAVPAEFVEKMVAYAQHINTINWPTLLIGMIALLIQIFWPRVSQKIPGSLVAIIVTTALVGFGHMSVKTIGDLYTIKAGLPSFTMPELSFGLIRQMISPAFTIAILASIESLLSCVVSDGMIGSHHRSNAELVGQGVGNMMSALFGGIPATGAIARTAANVKNGGRTPIAGMAHAVTLLLILLFLMPYASLIPMSCLASILIMVAYNMSGWRTFAHMLKKAPKSDIAVLVITLVLTVFFDLVVAIEFGMVLAAFLFLKRMSDVAAVRQWIDKDSLDDAELPENTDLKYVPSNTVVYEIFGSLFFGAANDFLNFTHEEGKNKNVLILRMRNVPAMDISGLEALEETLEICQKRGMTLILSHVNKQPYHVMEKAGFVEKVGQENLCENIDASLKRAATLEK, from the coding sequence AAATTATTCGGGTGCGCAGTTTGCAAAAGACCTTGTTGCGGGGATTATTGTGGCAATCATTGCCTTACCATTGTCAATTGCCTTAGCGATTGCATCAGGTGTTAATCCAGAACAAGGTCTTTATACTGCCGTTGTCGCAGGTTTTTTTATTTCATTTTTAGGTGGCAGTCGTGTCCAAATCGGTGGATCAACTGCAGCATTTGTTGTTATCATCTACGGTATTATTGCTCAATATGGTATGGCAGGTCTTACTATTGCAACATTCTTAGCTGGTATCATGATGATTATCATGGGGCTTCTTCGTTTTGGAGATTTGATTAAATTCATCCCTAAAACAATCACAGTAGGGTTCACATTAGGTATCGCTATCGGAATCTTTGTTGGTCAATTAAAAGATTTCTTCGGACTAAGTATGGGTGCTGTTCCAGCTGAATTCGTTGAGAAAATGGTAGCTTACGCTCAACATATCAATACCATTAACTGGCCTACGCTTTTGATTGGTATGATTGCTTTGCTTATCCAAATCTTTTGGCCACGAGTTTCTCAAAAAATCCCAGGTTCTCTTGTTGCTATTATCGTAACAACAGCTCTTGTTGGATTTGGTCACATGTCAGTTAAGACAATCGGGGACTTGTACACTATCAAAGCTGGTTTACCGTCATTTACAATGCCTGAATTGTCATTTGGCCTTATCCGTCAAATGATTTCACCAGCCTTCACTATTGCAATCTTAGCTTCTATCGAATCACTTCTTTCATGTGTGGTTTCAGATGGTATGATTGGTAGTCACCACCGTTCTAATGCTGAATTGGTCGGACAAGGTGTTGGTAACATGATGTCTGCTCTCTTTGGTGGTATCCCTGCTACAGGGGCTATCGCTCGTACAGCAGCCAACGTTAAAAATGGTGGTCGTACACCAATCGCTGGTATGGCTCACGCTGTGACATTGCTCTTGATCCTCTTGTTCTTGATGCCTTATGCATCACTTATCCCAATGAGCTGTCTTGCTTCAATCTTGATTATGGTTGCTTATAACATGAGTGGTTGGCGTACATTTGCTCACATGCTCAAAAAAGCACCTAAAAGTGATATTGCTGTCTTGGTGATTACACTTGTGTTGACAGTCTTCTTTGACCTTGTTGTAGCCATCGAATTTGGTATGGTTTTGGCTGCCTTCTTATTCCTTAAACGTATGTCAGACGTTGCCGCAGTTCGTCAATGGATTGATAAAGATAGCCTTGATGATGCTGAACTTCCAGAAAACACTGATTTGAAATATGTTCCAAGTAATACAGTTGTTTATGAAATCTTCGGTTCATTGTTCTTCGGTGCAGCCAATGACTTCCTTAACTTCACTCATGAAGAAGGGAAAAATAAAAATGTTTTGATTCTTCGTATGCGTAACGTCCCTGCTATGGATATTTCAGGACTTGAAGCTCTTGAAGAAACACTTGAAATCTGTCAAAAACGTGGCATGACATTGATTCTTTCTCACGTGAATAAACAACCTTATCACGTAATGGAAAAAGCTGGTTTTGTTGAAAAAGTTGGTCAAGAAAACCTTTGTGAAAATATCGATGCTTCACTAAAACGCGCAGCAACTTTAGAAAAATAA